Within the Apium graveolens cultivar Ventura unplaced genomic scaffold, ASM990537v1 ctg7056, whole genome shotgun sequence genome, the region TGTCAAAACACCTTTTTTGAATGGGGAAATAAAAGAAATATCTATGTTTCTCATCCCGAAGGGTTTGTCAAGCCATGAAGAGAGGGTTATGTTTACAAGCTATTCAAGGCCTTGTACGGTTTAAAACAGGCACCACGTGCGTGGTATGCCAAACATAATAAGTGTCTTGAGAATTTGGGCTTTGTTAGGTGTCCATATGAGCATGGGGTGTATGTAAAACGAAAGGGAGCTGAATCTATCATAATCAGTGTCTATGTGGATGACTTACTTATGACTGGCATAGACAATAATATGATTCAAGAGTTCAAGGATCAGATGAGTGGTGTTTTTGAGATGAGCGATATGGGAAAGCTGTTATATTATATTGGTATTGAGGTGAAGCAGAGTAATGATTTTATTGAGCTGAAGTAAACTGGGTATGCAAGGAAGGTCTTAGAAAGGGTAGGAATGGCTAAATGTAATCCGTGCAAATATCCTATGGATCCAAAGGAAGTCATTACTAAAAATGAAGGAGGGAAAGCAGTCGATGCAATACAATTTAAGAGTCTAGTTGGTGGACTTAGATACTTGGTTCACACATGCCCGGACATTGTATACGCTATGGGTGTGATTAGCAGACACATGGAAAGACCAACTATAATTCATCTTAATGCAGCAAAACATATACTGAGATATATACACGGCACGTTGAATCTTGGTCTGGTCTACACAAAGGATTGTGGAAATAACCTATTAACTGGATATTCTGACAGTAACCTAGCAGGAAATCTCGATGATCGAAGAAGTACTGGTGCAATGGTTTTCTATCTGAATGAATGTTTAGTGACATGGGTGTCTCAAAAGCAACATAACATTGCCTTATCCTCCTATGAAGCAGAATATATGGCTGCTGCAATAGCTGCGTGCCAAGGGATTTGGCTCAGGAACGTGATGATGCAGGTTACAGGTGAACGAATCAATCCAGTTGTTATATATGTTGATAATAGGTCAACAATAGATTTGGCAAGAAATCCAGTTTCTCATAAGCGAAACAAGCACATCGACATACGTTTTTATTTCATCAGGGAATGCATTGATCGAGGTGAAATTGTTATTAAACACATAGGTGGAGAAAGCCAGCGAGCAGACATATTAACGTAAGCATTGGTGACAATAAAGTTTGAACGTATGAGGAAGCTTCTAGGCATGAAAGATTTAACTAGACAAGTTTAcgggggagattgttgggtttAATATCAAACTTGtcttaatttattttgtttaGTTGAATAAGTCTAGCTGATCGTGGAGAATGTTTCGGTTTGTTTGAATAACGTTCATGTAGTTAGAGTTATTGTAGGAGTCTTTGTTAGCCCATGAGCCTAGTCCCTGGGTTCTAGGAGTTCAGTTGTTTTTCCTCTTTATATCTTTTATATTGCAGTGGAAATAATGTGACTGTTGGTTCTGAAATACATTCAGTTCTTTCTTGAGTTTGTCAAATATAAACACTTATATCCGTACTTGAATTTTGTTTATAAACAAGAATTATGACATAACAACACATGAATAGTCTGTGTTAGCTGCAAGAACTAGGTGGTATAACAAAACTATCACAGCTCACACATGTTGATCCTTCAAACTCCGAATGAATTGGATGAGTTTGGTGGTTCATGTATTACACTTGAAAATATGCTGTCTTGAGCTCGTCATAACCCTAAGAACTCCTAATAATTTTCTCATTATGATAAATAGTTGAGATAGTTTTGGAATATCGACGGAGGTCACCCCTTAACTTTTTATGATTCTTTTAGATGAAAAATTGTAGTTAATAAATTTTCCTTGCCAGACATGTTAACCCGTCTTGTTGCCTTGATTTCTAGTACAAAATTCTGATTTATAGATGAGTAACACCAACTTGATGTTAGGTTAATCTTTTCAAACAAGTTGTCAAGTCCATTCTCAAAAATAAATTACACTAGAATCATTCGGTCTTCAATGTTAATAATAGTTTCAAATATCCTCAACCTCTTATTAACAATGATGCTTGAATATATTAAAGAACATTTTTCACTGTTGGCATGCAAATTTCTTCATTACATCTAAGACAATGTAAATGAACCGAGCTGTTCGTGAGCAGTTCAAGCTCATCTCGTTAAATGAAAACTCGGTTTGGCTCAGCTCGTAAGAGCTCGAGCTCGAATAACAAAGAGTGTTCTTTAAGCATAACGAGTTCGAGCCGAACTCTAGCATGTTCGACTCGAGTTCAGCTCGAGAGCGGTTTCAAATTAATAAATCGGTTCGAAATTGAATAACTCGTGTTCGGCTTGTTAGAGCTCAAAAAAAGTACATATAATATTTGTTCTATTTTTATGGTATATATTCAAACCACCCCTTATTTCTTTAAGAAGCTATTTTAATATACAAATCTGCaataaaacacaaaaaaatcGAACTATATAATTgcataaataatatatatatatatcataatcAAATATGTACATCGTGAAAGATATAGAGAAATTAAACTATATAATCGCAtacgtaatatatatatatatatatcataatcAAATATGTACATCGTGAAAGATATAGATAGATGATAGATGATTATGAAGAATTAAGAGATGATAAATGATGATTGAAGATTTAGTTGAGATACAAACCTTATCTGCAGCTTTAGCTTACTGTGTTTTAGTTTTACACATTTAGGGTTTAggttatattaaattaatttactTTAGGTTGGGTTGGACCTAATTTTCTTTCTTATATTGATAGTTATACTTGAGCCTTTTTTTGTTAATAGTTTGCTAAACTATTTAGTACGAAAAGTGTAATGTTTGCAAGCTGCTCGATTTGTACACTAGTGCGACTCGACTCGTTAATGTTTGATAAGCTCTAGTTCGACACGGTTTActaacgagctcgagctcgaataCAACTTTTGTGCGATAAAGAtgctcggctcggttcgttaagAAAAATGGTTAAACTCAGCTCATTTTCCTCAAAACTCGACTTGATGACTCAATTCTTTTAAGGCCTAACTTGTATATACCAAATCTTCGGTCTTGATAgatttctttataaatataatattatttgatGTCTATAAGTCCTAGTTAGTTAAAATTCCTTTATTAGCATCAATGTTACACTTTACCTTTAAATATCCCTTGTTCGATTGTGAAGCATTAATAACTATTAAATTCCTAGAAAATAACTCACTTTAATTGTGTGTTGCTATTATTATTGATCAAAGATATTGACTTCAATTATACATTTTCGTTCTTTGTATTATAGTATAAGTGATATTTTTTCAAATTATCATTTCTTCAATgctaaaaatattaacaaattacCATATGATTTTAGGATACTCTTTTAAGATGAATAACATCCTATATATAAATGTTAAATTTTGTATTCGACTCACTATTTTTGGACTACTAGATGTTCTTTTCCCCGGAACCCTCAAACCAGAATTAAAAAAACTGGTTTGTATTTGTTTGACAAGATTATTTTCATTTGCACAAAAGTGTGCAATGAGACAACGTTGCATACACAATCACTTGTAGCTTGTAAGAATAAAGAACTCAAATTTACCTTAAAAATACCTAGCTTCTTTCGTACAAGATATGTTTGTCAACCTCGGGTTGAATCAACATTGTTAAAATAGTTTAAAAATTAAGAACTTCTTTTTTAGTAGCACAATACAACACTAAGCTTAAAAAGAATATAAGTGAACATATATTTTTAGTAACAAGATCTTTGTTTTAAGTAATATAAATGGAAAAATTATGACTATATCtatattcatattttaaatatgcaagaaagtgtatccgaagaaggaagaataaaatatttcaacTTTAAAAAATACAGATAAAAGAATAGTTAAAAAAACACATTGTGAACTTTTTTGAGTGGTATATTACAACCTAAAGTGCTAGCGATCAACTTCTTAGTTCTTTTATCACTCTTACGTTGATTAATCAGAATTATGGTTGGATATTTACATGCATAACTTTTAGTAAATTATTAATATTGATCAATAATTAAGCACCGTGTAAGAGCTCCCGATCTTTTTGCATTTCATAATGTCTGTCACATATATAATAACAAGGAAATTACATGATACTCATTATGTTGGATATAGTTAAAACTGTATAGCTACAATTGAGAAGTTATATGACAATTCACAAGAGCATTCAGATCCGCCAATAATGAACTAAACACATAGGTTAAAATACAACATATATCAATGACCGTAATTTAAAGAGAAAAGATGATATCACTTAGATATAGAGCAACTTCATCAAAATCAGCCGAGTCTCTGAACCCTCGAGAAAACTTACCGTTCTAAAGAGTTTATTTTCCCACTTAGGCTGTTATGGGTTGCAGGACTATCACTTCGAGGATCATACAACTCAGAAACACTCAGAGACAATCGGTTCAGATATATAACAAGGCTTAATAGCAATTAACACCTCAATTCAATAAAAAATTTGATCTACCTAGTATGTATATGTGGGAGAGAGCTAAAGAGATGAAATTTTAAGGTTTCTTCTATTTTCCCATTCGATCTCACTTCCGAGATATTCAGATCTAACTTATGTATATCCTTGACATATAATATATTCCACAAGAGCCTAATTATTTTCAATATAGAATGATGTAAATTTGTGGAATATTTTTAAAGTAGTTTTTATATTCACATCATTTTTTCCTCTAAAAATGATAAAATCAGACCCTttcaatattcattaataaataaacaaGACATGAAAACATGTTACTATATTAAATTAATGTGCAAGATTAAAACGAAtaactgttatgtatatatatttttttgaaaacaAAAAAATTAACATGAAAAGAAATTATAACAGTACATATACTAAGTGAACAAGTAGGCAAATACTAAGAAACTTGACATGTAGAACGAGCATATGGACTTGGGAAACATATATTGTAACTGATAAAAAGAAATAAACCCATATCACATGTTAAAATCTAGagttttaaataattaaaaaaacaaaaaaatgaaCATTTAAAATCAAGATAACATGCATGAAGTAAAAACAAGTATTAACAAAATGGGCTATGGACCTGACACACGAACTAAGAACAAAGGACTATCACAATTGATGAAACGAAAAATTATACATTGTATCTCGAATTAAAGAGCCTCAGCCATTGTAGTTGAATAATAAGTGAGAactataaataattttttaaaattttcggGTAACATCTCAATCTCGGTCTTCAACAATGAGCATGGGTCTTCTCCCACTAAAAGAAACATGGGCTATAAGTAACCGTTAGAAATGAGACTATCACACATTGATTGGTTTTGATTTACATTTTCAACCAGATATAATCGACCAATGTAATTGGTCGACCAATATAATTGGTCGACCAATATAATTGGTCGTAATAATGTACATAATCAACCAAGTACCAACCCTCGGTTGGTcagtttttcttttctttcaaacCGACAAAAACCAACAAATGAATGAGTTGAAAATATATCAGTTGGACATGCATACAATTATAAACTACCTAAATCAATTGGAAATCTAAATTGCCATAAACGACAGAAATTGGTTGGAAAAAGGGTTGTTGGAAAAGTGTGGTACGTGCATTTAATGCACTTATCAATACTTTAATGCAGTGTCGCAATGTTATTGGCCGACGAAGTGACATGTCACGTTGGAGGGCGAAAGAAACCACCCAAAACCAACCGTTACGGTTAATAATTGTTTAAGATTTTAAAAACGACCAATATTAAGTGACAATAGTGGTCTATAACCAATGGactaaattttcttcttttttaaatttttttgttaaattatataaaacagaaaaaatataataaatagaaatatttatttttattaagtaataatttcatcaaattataataaaaccatttaaaatattaaaaagaactaaataaatattttcaatatttttttgtTGCCAAAGGTCCCAAATGACATTAAAAGATGATTACAcagaaataaataaaaaattaaaaattatcgAAATTAAAATGTCCTATATCTGCGTAAACTAGAGTGTAGGGTTTAGATTTAGGGTTAGATTTTAGCGGTTAGATCAGGGTTAGAAAATTTTAatacataaattattttttaaaacgaTCCAAAGGTACGAGTATCAAGTTTATTACTAATTATAGTTTTATCGTTAGTTTTCGTAATAAAAAACTTTGGGGGAGGAGACTTTGAATTTGAATTTGGGGGGAAATTAAACCTTTGGGGGGAGGAATTTGAATTTTTGTAAAAACTTGAATAACCTGCCTACAAAATCAACCACATAAAAAATCAACTGAATTTAGTTGGTTTTATTTTAGGCCGTATattttaaatttcatgaaattttAGGGAACGAGAATTTTATAGAAATTTGAATATCTCGTCATTACAAAGCCAATGACAATAACCAACCGAATTTAGTTGATTTTATTTTAGTCTGAAAAATTTAAagttttatgatatttttaaAGAGAAATATGAATTATTGTGAAAATTTGATTTAAGCAATAATTACATAACCAACCGATTTTTTGAATCATTCAGTTGGATTTAATTCAACTTGTTATTTAGTAGTTAGtctttccccttccctttttGTATATCTTATACTTAATCTATCATATCATTATAATACCCAATTTTTGGTGTAATCAACTTCACACTCTTCAAATTCAAATGTAATCATATCACAAACTTAATCATGAGTATGTATTTGATGATATCTCTTTTTTAATGTATAGACATATAAATTTATAGTTTTTTTACATATGTGTGTTTGTATTCAAATATCTCAAATATTACATGTATATTCATATGCTAATTAATGCTTTTGGTAAATAGTAGGTAATTGACAAAATCACTTTGTTCTAACTGATGTTGAAGACAATGATGATATAAAAGAAGATGGCTCACTTGTGAAGAAGTTAATGATTTTAAAGATGAAAGACTTCAAATATCTTAAGCCCCCTACCACACTTTTAAATTATGTTGAATCCACTAATGTACCCTTCCCATGTTTCCCAATATGCAACTTAATTTCCATTGGATTATTCTCCAAACTATAATCAGACAACATGACCTTTTCGAACAGATTTTATGGCATACCCAATAGTGTGATAATTTTCTAGGGTCActcatataaaataatataatgatTTGCTATTGAAATTTCATAATAGTAGAAAGACTCGTACATATAACAAGGAGATCATCTACGTACACTCCAATTATGAAGCTTTCAGTTCTCTCCATTTTTGTATATACCGCATCCTCGTATGGACATTTAATGAAAGCCCCAATTTTTCAAAGTACTTACTGAAAAGAGCATACTAGGCTCGTGGATCCTGATGCAATCTGTACAAAGCTTTTATCAACCTATACACTAGGTGCTCCTTGTTTTTTTTGCAAATCTCTCTGGTTGGGTTACGTAAATTGTAAATTGTATCGTGCAATTCTCCGTTCAGGAAATGCGAACTCAACATCCAAATGATGAACCGACCACCCATTTTTTTTACATGCCAGTAATAGTCTCACAGTCTCAAGCCTTGTCAGTGGTGCAAGTACCTTATCATAATCCACACCTTACTTTTGTACGTAACCCTTCATGATTAACCTAACATTGTGCTTAATTTCCCTGTTTGTGTCCCTCTTAAGCCTAAAAACCCACTTCAAATGCACAGCTTTTCCCATGTGGCAATTCGACTATGGCCCGTGTGTTAGTTTTTTCAATGGTTTCAATCTCATTGTTCATGGATTGTTCCCATGTTTTTCTCATTTTCAGCTTCCAACTCGTCCGTTTCATTATAAAAATATTACTCAGTACACGAAAATTCTGAGGTTCACTATTGTTGCTATTTGATGACTTACTCTGTACATAATTTTGTGCGCTATTTTCCCTGTCTCGTAATTCTCCGTTTGGACTGTATGGCTCCCTGTATTCATGCTAGAAGTTGTTAGTTCCTTCTCACTTTAATAGCCACCTTGTTCAAAACCTTCATTCAACCGATTTCCTACCATAATAAATGAATCATGTGATCCAAAATTCTATGATTCCTGTTCAACAACTCATAGCCGTGGCCTTTTTTCTTCAAAGATAATGTCATGtatagagccaaaatttggattATACGAGCGATACACTTTAGTTCCTTCCTCT harbors:
- the LOC141703745 gene encoding secreted RxLR effector protein 161-like codes for the protein MAKCNPCKYPMDPKEVITKNEGGKAVDAIQFKSLVGGLRYLVHTCPDIVYAMGVISRHMERPTIIHLNAAKHILRYIHGTLNLGLVYTKDCGNNLLTGYSDSNLAGNLDDRRSTGAMVFYLNECLVTWVSQKQHNIALSSYEAEYMAAAIAACQGIWLRNVMMQVTGERINPVVIYVDNRSTIDLARNPVSHKRNKHIDIRFYFIRECIDRGEIVIKHIGGESQRADILT